A genomic segment from Pseudomonas sp. M30-35 encodes:
- the queD gene encoding 6-carboxytetrahydropterin synthase QueD, producing the protein MELFKEFMFEAAHRLPHVPDGHKCGRLHGHSFKVAVYIEGEVDPYTGWIRDFSEIKAIFKPLYEQLDHNYLNDIPGLENPTSEVLAKWIWQELKPLLPELSRIRIHETCTSGCEYRGD; encoded by the coding sequence GTGGAATTGTTCAAAGAATTCATGTTTGAAGCGGCGCACCGCCTTCCTCACGTACCTGATGGCCATAAGTGTGGGCGCCTACATGGGCACTCCTTTAAGGTTGCGGTTTATATCGAGGGCGAGGTTGATCCGTATACCGGCTGGATTCGTGATTTCTCTGAGATTAAAGCCATATTCAAGCCGCTATATGAGCAGCTTGACCACAACTATCTCAATGATATTCCTGGTCTTGAGAACCCGACCAGTGAAGTTCTAGCGAAGTGGATTTGGCAGGAGCTAAAGCCTTTATTGCCCGAGCTATCGCGCATACGCATCCACGAAACCTGTACCAGTGGCTGCGAGTATCGCGGCGACTAG
- a CDS encoding methyl-accepting chemotaxis protein — translation MNSLRSLPISRRLWLILVVAIVMLLTLGGVLLKQIHSDLYAGKAEKTQHLVQSATGVLKYFYALETAGTLKHEDAQEQALEIIRGLRYDSSEYFWVNDLTPTMIMHPTNPKLEGQNLSTFKDPDGKALFNEMVSIAKAKGAGQVDYRWPKPGASEPVPKISYVQLFEPWGLIIGSGVYVDDLQSEFAAQATRVLIIGLTLMLLMTFVVTLIARSISKPLNQAVSAMANIASGEGDLTRSLDTHGNDELTALAQHFNAFTNKLRQVIKQSLDSASELTQAAQSLDHVATDAHNHSQQQSQQMELVATAINQVTYAVQDVAKNAEHASSEVLSAEQQASQGQSNIQSSLQQIEQLSAMIDNAVTVMNTLAEESTQIGSVLEVIRSIAEQTNLLALNAAIEAARAGEQGRGFAVVADEVRLLAQRTQKSTAEIQTMTERLQSNSQAAVKVINESSQASQLTIEQANLAGVSLDQIAHSLKNITGLNASIASATLEQSHVVDDINQNVTQAAGLAHENATAAQQSNKASEHVGQLATQLSALLGQFRV, via the coding sequence ATGAATAGCTTACGTAGCCTACCAATCAGCCGTCGCCTATGGCTGATACTTGTTGTCGCAATCGTCATGCTCCTGACCTTGGGCGGCGTATTGCTCAAGCAAATTCATAGTGATTTGTATGCGGGCAAAGCTGAAAAAACCCAGCATCTGGTCCAAAGTGCGACCGGTGTCCTCAAGTACTTCTACGCGCTCGAAACCGCAGGCACGCTTAAGCATGAAGATGCGCAAGAACAGGCTTTGGAAATAATCCGCGGCTTGCGTTACGACTCAAGCGAATACTTCTGGGTCAATGATCTAACTCCAACCATGATCATGCACCCCACCAACCCAAAACTTGAAGGTCAGAACCTCTCGACCTTCAAAGACCCTGACGGCAAAGCATTGTTCAATGAAATGGTCAGTATTGCTAAAGCCAAAGGTGCAGGTCAGGTCGATTACCGCTGGCCCAAGCCCGGTGCAAGTGAGCCTGTGCCAAAGATTTCCTACGTGCAGTTGTTCGAGCCCTGGGGCTTAATTATTGGTTCAGGTGTGTATGTCGATGATCTGCAGAGTGAGTTTGCAGCGCAGGCTACACGCGTTCTGATAATCGGCCTGACTTTGATGCTACTGATGACTTTCGTCGTCACTCTCATTGCCCGCAGCATTTCCAAACCGCTGAATCAGGCCGTCAGCGCCATGGCCAATATCGCCAGCGGTGAAGGTGATCTGACGCGCAGCTTGGACACACACGGCAATGACGAGCTAACCGCCCTGGCGCAGCACTTCAATGCATTTACCAACAAGCTACGCCAAGTTATCAAGCAATCCCTTGATTCAGCATCAGAGCTGACTCAGGCCGCGCAATCGCTAGACCACGTGGCAACAGACGCCCACAACCATAGCCAACAGCAATCCCAGCAAATGGAATTAGTGGCTACCGCGATTAACCAGGTCACTTACGCTGTTCAGGACGTGGCTAAAAACGCCGAACATGCATCGTCCGAAGTTCTCTCAGCCGAGCAACAAGCCTCACAAGGCCAGAGCAACATCCAGTCAAGCCTGCAGCAAATCGAACAGCTGTCGGCAATGATCGACAATGCAGTTACAGTGATGAACACCCTTGCAGAAGAAAGCACACAGATCGGCAGCGTACTTGAAGTGATTCGCTCAATCGCCGAGCAAACCAATCTACTCGCGCTCAACGCGGCGATTGAGGCTGCCCGAGCGGGCGAACAAGGTCGTGGCTTTGCCGTTGTTGCTGATGAAGTACGCTTACTGGCCCAGCGCACACAGAAGTCCACCGCTGAAATTCAAACCATGACCGAGCGCTTGCAAAGCAACTCGCAAGCTGCAGTGAAGGTCATCAATGAAAGCAGCCAAGCTTCTCAACTCACAATTGAACAAGCTAACTTGGCAGGAGTGAGCCTGGATCAGATCGCCCACTCATTAAAAAACATCACTGGGCTGAACGCCTCGATTGCCAGTGCGACTCTAGAGCAGTCGCATGTCGTTGACGATATCAATCAGAACGTCACGCAAGCGGCTGGCCTCGCTCATGAGAATGCAACTGCGGCGCAACAATCGAATAAAGCCAGTGAGCATGTAGGTCAACTCGCAACGCAACTTAGCGCCTTACTGGGACAGTTCCGCGTGTAA
- a CDS encoding undecaprenyl-diphosphate phosphatase codes for MDVWLAIQALILGVVEGITEFLPVSSTGHQIIVADLIGFGGERAMAFNIIIQLGAILAVVWEYRQKILDVVVGLPKEPQAQLFTRNLLIAFFPAVILGVCFADLIHEYLFNPITVASALVVGGVIMLWAERRKHTVHAETVDDMTWKDALKIGFAQCLAMIPGTSRSGATIIGGLLFGLSRKAATEFSFFLAMPTMVGAAVYSGYKYRDLFQPADLPVFAIGFVTSFIFAMIAVRALLKFIGNHSYAVFAWYRIGFGLLILATWQLHLIDWSTAQG; via the coding sequence ATGGACGTGTGGTTGGCCATACAGGCATTGATATTGGGCGTTGTTGAAGGCATTACCGAGTTCTTACCCGTGTCCAGTACCGGACACCAGATCATTGTTGCAGACCTGATTGGTTTCGGCGGTGAGCGGGCAATGGCTTTCAATATCATTATCCAGCTTGGCGCTATCCTTGCCGTGGTCTGGGAATACCGGCAGAAAATTCTCGATGTAGTGGTAGGCCTGCCCAAGGAACCTCAGGCTCAACTCTTTACTCGCAACTTATTAATCGCTTTTTTTCCGGCGGTTATTCTTGGTGTGTGCTTTGCCGACTTGATCCATGAATACCTGTTTAACCCGATCACGGTCGCGTCAGCGTTGGTTGTCGGTGGTGTGATCATGCTCTGGGCAGAGCGTCGCAAGCATACTGTTCATGCTGAAACAGTCGATGATATGACGTGGAAAGATGCACTCAAGATTGGCTTCGCTCAGTGTTTGGCGATGATTCCCGGTACATCACGTTCAGGGGCGACGATCATTGGCGGCCTGTTGTTTGGGCTCTCTCGCAAGGCGGCTACTGAGTTTTCGTTCTTTCTGGCAATGCCGACCATGGTCGGTGCTGCAGTTTACTCGGGCTACAAGTATCGGGACTTGTTCCAGCCGGCTGATCTACCAGTGTTTGCAATTGGTTTTGTCACTTCGTTTATTTTCGCGATGATTGCGGTACGTGCATTGCTCAAGTTCATTGGTAATCACAGCTATGCAGTATTTGCGTGGTATCGGATTGGCTTCGGGTTGCTGATTTTGGCAACTTGGCAGTTGCATCTGATTGATTGGAGCACCGCTCAAGGCTAG
- a CDS encoding AraC family transcriptional regulator, producing MSTGRLSHSANGTTQEVVQRYHLAWKASDLDAVMALYHPQIEYNDFFQNRVFHFKQLREYVRSSMPLEPQEVLEHTDRIRFDEDTAFIQYRITLCGGSGLVSFRSSEAITVRDGLIWRINEYASLIHEQHADNSKPDSRRPATSRLGLSARQLGILALDLQEYFASAQPYLDPGLNLQQVAVETGYSRNQISYLLNQVLGQSFYRYVNHQRLKHLLLSIDHSPRSAKIDDLVFAAGFNSLSAFYTCFRLHLGITPKAYLKLPGQEQSALRARVQESA from the coding sequence ATGAGCACTGGAAGGTTATCCCATTCAGCAAACGGCACCACCCAAGAGGTGGTGCAGCGCTATCATCTCGCGTGGAAAGCTAGCGACCTTGATGCGGTGATGGCTCTGTATCACCCGCAAATCGAGTACAACGACTTCTTTCAGAACCGGGTATTTCACTTCAAACAGTTGCGTGAGTATGTACGCAGCTCAATGCCACTCGAGCCGCAGGAAGTGCTTGAGCATACTGATCGCATCCGCTTTGATGAAGATACTGCATTTATTCAATATCGGATTACGTTATGCGGTGGCTCTGGGCTGGTGTCGTTTCGCTCCAGTGAGGCCATTACTGTTCGCGACGGGTTGATCTGGAGGATCAATGAATACGCGTCGCTGATACATGAGCAACATGCCGATAACAGTAAGCCCGATAGTCGTCGTCCAGCCACGAGCCGACTTGGTTTGTCGGCGCGGCAATTAGGGATTCTGGCACTTGATCTGCAAGAGTACTTTGCCAGTGCGCAACCTTATCTGGACCCTGGTTTAAACCTGCAACAGGTTGCTGTCGAAACCGGGTATAGCCGTAATCAGATCTCTTATCTGTTGAATCAAGTACTGGGCCAAAGCTTTTACCGTTATGTGAATCACCAACGGCTTAAGCACCTATTGCTATCAATCGATCATTCACCGCGGTCAGCCAAAATTGACGACCTGGTGTTTGCGGCCGGATTCAACTCGCTCTCAGCCTTCTATACATGCTTTCGTTTGCACCTCGGTATTACGCCCAAGGCATACCTCAAATTGCCTGGCCAAGAGCAAAGTGCACTGCGAGCTCGCGTGCAAGAGAGCGCTTAA
- a CDS encoding DUF1294 domain-containing protein, whose translation MEVRGSIKSWNDDKGFGFIRPEQGGQEVFAHISAMRGDRRPVAGDQVMFIAGKDDKGRLRAEHLRLAGELSIDQPKIRRKPPVPAAQRQKNVVRERKASSKQPRRKLSAPIQHLGLKTLIFAGLSVLPLLGSLQLLFSAGIIWVLLAYLVMSLVSFVQYWSDKAKAMRGAWRTPETTLHLFELLGGWPGALVAQQCFRHKTRKGSYQSVFWLIIIAHQLFWLDWCVLDGEYFGDFIRAYAPRSWG comes from the coding sequence ATGGAAGTACGCGGCTCAATCAAAAGCTGGAATGATGACAAGGGTTTTGGTTTTATCCGGCCAGAGCAGGGCGGCCAAGAAGTATTCGCACATATCTCAGCAATGCGTGGCGACCGCCGACCCGTTGCGGGTGACCAAGTGATGTTCATCGCCGGTAAAGATGACAAGGGGCGTTTACGCGCAGAGCACCTGCGGCTTGCCGGTGAGCTTTCAATTGATCAACCCAAGATTCGCCGTAAACCGCCTGTTCCAGCTGCACAGCGGCAAAAAAATGTGGTCAGGGAGCGCAAAGCTTCCAGCAAGCAACCACGGCGCAAACTCTCTGCACCTATTCAACACCTGGGGCTCAAAACGCTGATCTTCGCCGGGTTATCTGTATTGCCGTTACTTGGCAGTTTACAGCTGCTATTTAGCGCAGGGATTATCTGGGTGTTGCTGGCTTATCTGGTTATGAGTTTAGTCAGCTTTGTCCAGTACTGGAGTGATAAAGCCAAAGCCATGCGTGGCGCGTGGCGAACACCAGAAACTACGCTGCACTTGTTCGAGTTACTGGGTGGCTGGCCTGGTGCATTGGTCGCACAGCAATGTTTTCGGCATAAAACCCGGAAGGGCTCTTACCAGTCAGTTTTCTGGTTAATCATTATTGCCCACCAGCTGTTTTGGTTGGATTGGTGTGTGCTGGATGGTGAGTACTTCGGCGATTTTATCCGTGCCTATGCACCACGCTCATGGGGCTAA
- a CDS encoding MmcQ/YjbR family DNA-binding protein has translation MTREQIAAFCLQLPGARTDFKWGENQVFSIAENKMFAIINFLGDNLAFKVDNDLFLGFVDRPGIRPAPYLARAGWISMPCDPLPVSDNELRELITRSHQLVVGKLSKRKQIGLRISPMSVVHRHG, from the coding sequence ATGACACGCGAACAGATTGCTGCATTTTGTCTGCAATTACCGGGCGCCCGCACTGACTTCAAGTGGGGCGAAAACCAGGTGTTCTCGATCGCGGAAAACAAGATGTTCGCGATTATCAACTTCCTCGGGGACAACCTGGCGTTCAAGGTTGATAACGACTTGTTTCTCGGCTTTGTCGACCGCCCCGGAATCCGTCCAGCACCTTATCTAGCACGTGCAGGCTGGATCAGCATGCCTTGCGACCCATTACCGGTTAGCGATAACGAACTGCGCGAGCTAATCACCCGCTCACACCAGTTGGTGGTCGGCAAACTTTCAAAGCGCAAGCAGATTGGCTTGCGGATTAGCCCCATGAGCGTGGTGCATAGGCACGGATAA
- a CDS encoding MFS transporter encodes MTTAQTPADNSTLQILTIVFFTFISFLCIGLPLAVLPGYVLYDLGYSSVLAGVVIGTQYFSTLLTRPMSGSIADRLGAKQGVLYGLIGCSVSGAVTLLATYLIAFPLASLILLLVGRVILGVSQGLVGTGSISWGIGRVGPENTARVISWNGIASYGGVALGAPIGVMMVSNIGLWSIGSLTMVLAAGAFLLARIKIPSPIIQGTRLAFSRVFMKVAPNGVALALGSIGFGTIATFITLYYDSRGWSNAAYCLSAFGCAFIVARLLFSSTIKKRGGYRVATVCLLIECIGLLLIWLAATPWITLCGAALTGFGLSLVYPALGVEVISRIPAASRSSALGAYAVFFDLSLGIAGPLMGAIAGYFGFGSIFMVAACLALTGMLMTMVLLRLEKRSSA; translated from the coding sequence ATGACGACCGCGCAAACGCCAGCAGATAACTCAACCCTGCAGATTCTGACCATTGTCTTTTTTACCTTTATCAGTTTTTTGTGCATAGGCCTGCCGCTTGCGGTGCTTCCCGGTTACGTCTTGTACGACCTTGGCTATAGCTCAGTACTGGCTGGCGTGGTGATTGGCACACAGTATTTTTCAACCCTGCTAACCCGGCCCATGTCCGGCTCTATTGCCGACCGCCTAGGCGCCAAACAGGGCGTACTGTATGGCCTGATTGGCTGCTCAGTGAGTGGGGCTGTCACTCTGCTCGCCACCTACTTAATTGCATTCCCGTTGGCCAGCTTGATATTGCTGCTAGTCGGCAGGGTCATTCTCGGCGTATCCCAAGGCTTGGTCGGTACCGGCTCAATCAGTTGGGGCATTGGCAGGGTTGGCCCGGAAAACACGGCGCGCGTGATCTCATGGAACGGCATCGCCTCCTATGGTGGAGTCGCATTAGGGGCGCCAATAGGCGTGATGATGGTGTCCAATATCGGCCTTTGGAGCATCGGCAGCCTGACCATGGTATTAGCCGCCGGAGCCTTTTTGCTGGCACGAATCAAAATCCCCTCTCCTATTATTCAGGGCACACGCTTGGCATTTAGCCGGGTATTTATGAAAGTTGCGCCAAATGGTGTGGCTTTGGCTCTCGGCTCAATTGGCTTCGGCACTATCGCGACCTTTATCACCCTTTATTACGACAGTCGTGGCTGGAGCAACGCAGCTTATTGCCTGAGTGCATTTGGCTGCGCATTTATTGTTGCCCGCTTGTTGTTTTCCAGCACGATCAAAAAACGCGGTGGTTATCGTGTTGCAACCGTATGTTTACTAATCGAATGCATTGGCTTACTGCTGATCTGGCTCGCGGCAACCCCATGGATCACCTTATGTGGCGCCGCCCTCACCGGCTTTGGTTTATCGCTGGTGTATCCGGCGCTTGGGGTTGAAGTCATCTCACGTATTCCTGCAGCGAGTCGCAGTTCAGCGCTTGGTGCTTACGCAGTATTCTTTGACTTATCGCTGGGTATCGCCGGCCCGCTGATGGGCGCCATTGCCGGCTATTTTGGCTTTGGCTCAATCTTTATGGTTGCCGCCTGCCTGGCGCTGACTGGAATGCTAATGACCATGGTGTTGTTGCGTTTAGAGAAGCGCTCAAGCGCTTAA
- a CDS encoding DUF1993 family protein gives MSLSMYQASVPVFVRMLSNLDAILDKALVHAEAEGFDPSVLVSARLAPDMFDMARQIQIATDAAKGCVARLAGVDVPSYADTETSFAQLKQRIAKTAAFVESFNAEQIDGSEDKIINIKLPSRELSFSGQMFLLHFALPNFYFHISTCYAILRHNGVKIGKMDYLGAV, from the coding sequence ATGTCGCTGTCCATGTATCAAGCAAGTGTTCCGGTTTTTGTCCGTATGTTGAGCAATCTCGACGCTATTCTCGATAAGGCGTTGGTGCACGCTGAAGCTGAAGGTTTCGATCCGTCTGTATTGGTTAGTGCGCGACTTGCGCCAGATATGTTCGACATGGCGCGTCAAATTCAAATCGCCACCGATGCGGCGAAAGGCTGCGTCGCACGGCTGGCTGGAGTTGATGTACCCAGTTATGCCGACACTGAAACAAGCTTTGCGCAGCTGAAACAGCGCATTGCCAAAACGGCAGCTTTTGTTGAGTCATTCAACGCTGAACAGATCGATGGCAGCGAAGACAAAATCATCAACATCAAGCTGCCTTCGCGTGAGCTAAGTTTCAGCGGGCAGATGTTTCTGCTGCATTTCGCACTGCCAAACTTCTACTTTCACATCAGCACCTGCTACGCGATCTTGCGCCACAATGGGGTGAAGATTGGCAAGATGGACTACCTCGGCGCGGTCTGA
- a CDS encoding luciferase family protein, producing MNPLKAQLLEAIETLPGIEVVVWRERSDGFTTLNYRGKEIAHFHHDNELDLALGKELIKQQGLNYPKDSIKHPKRSASSAYIELRYNSSSQVDEVVRLLKLAITQHTQ from the coding sequence GTGAATCCATTAAAGGCGCAATTGCTTGAGGCGATTGAGACGTTGCCGGGCATAGAGGTTGTGGTCTGGCGCGAGCGGTCTGACGGTTTTACAACGCTTAACTATCGGGGCAAGGAGATTGCTCATTTCCATCACGACAATGAGCTTGATCTCGCTCTGGGAAAAGAGTTGATCAAGCAGCAAGGCTTGAACTACCCGAAAGACTCGATCAAGCACCCAAAACGCTCAGCCTCATCTGCCTATATCGAACTGCGTTACAACAGCTCTAGCCAAGTGGATGAGGTGGTTCGTCTGCTAAAGCTGGCAATCACTCAACACACTCAGTAA